One region of Seriola aureovittata isolate HTS-2021-v1 ecotype China chromosome 15, ASM2101889v1, whole genome shotgun sequence genomic DNA includes:
- the LOC130182512 gene encoding hepatitis A virus cellular receptor 1 homolog: protein MLPLLLHTVTSVWVLTAPAQVSAVTTETVVGVAGRRVTLPCRSEAVNKRGVEVCWGRGEPSLFTCHNTVMSTAGDQVSYRRSYRYSVSSSSSLSIFNSRPADSGFYHCRVQLPGLFNDQTSTVHLIIISPRSAVSGDGDAENLNAPRTATSYSTRDVTGETGSDVSNTTEPMVAQVQSAVQQQQVNSLHMFIGNTVRLSFIIFIPALLLTAAYRVWRSNQRPETDRRLDQSEEEEEVTSV from the exons atgctGCCGCTGCTTCTCCACACCGTCACCTCCGTCTGGGTCCTCACAG CACCAGCCCAAGTGTCAGCGGTCACCACGGAGACAGTGGTGGGTGTGGCCGGGCGGAGGGTGACGCTGCCGTGTCGGTCGGAGGCGGTGAACAAGAGAGGAGTCGAGGTGTGCTGGGGGAGGGGCGAGCCATCGTTGTTCACCTGCCACAACACTGTGATGAGCACGGCTGGAGATCAGGTGTCATACAGGAGGTCCTACAG GTActccgtctcctcctcgtcctctctgTCCATCTTTAACTCTCGTCCAGCAGACTCTGGTTTCTATCACTGCAGAGTTCAGCTGCCCGGACTCTTCAACGACCAGACGTCCACCGttcacctcatcatcatcagcc CTCGCTCTGCGGTCTCTGGCGACGGGGACGCTGAGAACCTGAACGCACCACGCACTGCGACAA GTTACAGCACTAGGGACGTGACGggggagacaggaagtgatgtcagcaACACCACAGAGCCAATGGTGGCGCAGGTTCAG tcagctgtccagcagcagcaggtaaacAGTCTGCACATGTTTATTGGAAACACCGTGAGGCTgtccttcatcatcttcatccctgcactgctgctgactgctgcttaca GAGTGTGGAGATCgaaccagagaccagagactgacAGGAGgctggaccaatcagaggaggaggaggaggtcaccTCTGTGTAG